One Echinicola strongylocentroti DNA window includes the following coding sequences:
- the serA gene encoding phosphoglycerate dehydrogenase — MTIDKKFIIDFDSTFTQVEALDILGEISLRNDPKRDEKLQAIKDITDLGMEGKLNLRESLVRRIEILKANKSQIAELIDALNQKVSKSFQRNREFFQENADNIYILSNGFKDFITPVVAAYGLKEENVFANDFIYDGEGNIVDLNKDNLLSNNNGKPATIKSLKLEGDVYVIGDGYTDYEIKASGLANKFYAFTENINRPKVSSKADHIAPSLDEILYVNKMNKKFSYPKSRINVLLLENVHPIGVEIMKQEGYNVEVVGSAMSEEELCEKIKNVSIIGIRSKTQITKKVLDHANRLMAIGAFCIGTNQIDLETCQEKGVAVFNAPFSNTRSVVELAISEIIFLMRNLHDKTMKMHQGIWNKSASGSFEVRGKKLGIIGYGNIGAQLSVLAESMGMNVFYYDVVERLALGNATKIDSLDELLETCDIISLHVDGRKENKNILNKEKIAKIKKGAILVNLSRGHVVEVPALKEALENGHLAGAAVDVFPSEPKNNDEPFESELKGCPNTILTPHIGGSTLEAQENIAQFVPGKIIEYINSGNTFNSVNFPNIQLPFLKDAHRLIHIHQNAPGVMAKINQVLANYKINIVGQYLKTNEKIGYVITDIDKQYSNDVIDALKEIEGTIRFRILY; from the coding sequence ATGACCATTGATAAAAAGTTTATCATCGATTTTGACAGCACATTCACTCAAGTAGAGGCATTGGATATTTTGGGAGAGATCAGCTTAAGAAATGATCCCAAAAGAGATGAAAAATTACAGGCCATAAAGGACATTACCGATCTGGGCATGGAAGGGAAATTAAACCTCCGCGAAAGTTTAGTAAGACGTATCGAAATCCTGAAGGCAAACAAGTCGCAAATTGCCGAGCTTATCGATGCACTTAACCAAAAAGTGTCCAAGTCCTTCCAACGCAACCGGGAGTTCTTTCAGGAAAATGCAGACAATATCTATATCCTGTCCAATGGCTTTAAGGACTTTATCACACCAGTGGTAGCAGCCTATGGTCTTAAGGAAGAAAATGTCTTTGCCAATGATTTCATCTATGATGGAGAGGGCAATATTGTAGACCTGAACAAGGACAACCTACTCTCCAACAACAACGGAAAGCCTGCCACCATCAAAAGTCTAAAATTAGAAGGAGATGTTTACGTCATTGGCGATGGCTATACCGACTATGAAATAAAGGCTTCTGGCCTGGCCAATAAATTTTACGCATTTACTGAAAATATCAATAGACCTAAGGTTTCATCAAAAGCGGACCATATTGCCCCAAGTTTGGATGAAATTTTGTATGTTAATAAAATGAACAAAAAATTCAGCTATCCAAAGAGCCGTATCAATGTGCTCCTACTGGAAAATGTCCACCCTATCGGCGTGGAGATCATGAAACAGGAAGGCTACAATGTAGAAGTAGTAGGCTCTGCAATGTCGGAAGAAGAATTGTGCGAGAAAATCAAAAACGTCTCCATAATAGGTATCCGATCAAAAACCCAGATCACTAAAAAAGTACTGGATCACGCCAACAGACTGATGGCCATAGGAGCTTTCTGTATCGGCACCAACCAAATAGACTTGGAAACTTGTCAGGAAAAAGGCGTGGCCGTTTTTAATGCGCCATTTAGCAACACCCGCTCTGTCGTAGAGCTGGCCATTTCAGAAATCATCTTCCTGATGCGCAACCTTCATGACAAAACCATGAAAATGCACCAAGGAATATGGAACAAGTCAGCTTCTGGGAGTTTTGAGGTAAGGGGAAAAAAACTTGGCATCATAGGATACGGTAATATCGGTGCTCAACTTTCTGTGTTGGCAGAAAGCATGGGCATGAATGTATTTTACTATGATGTGGTAGAAAGACTGGCTCTTGGCAACGCCACCAAGATCGACTCTTTGGATGAACTCTTGGAAACCTGCGACATCATTTCCCTTCACGTGGATGGAAGAAAAGAGAACAAAAACATCCTCAACAAGGAAAAAATCGCCAAAATCAAGAAAGGTGCTATCCTTGTCAACCTCAGCAGAGGACACGTAGTGGAAGTACCGGCCCTTAAAGAAGCCTTGGAAAACGGCCATTTGGCTGGTGCAGCAGTAGATGTATTCCCATCTGAACCCAAGAACAATGACGAGCCGTTTGAATCCGAACTGAAAGGCTGCCCCAACACCATCCTGACACCTCATATCGGTGGCAGTACGCTGGAGGCACAAGAAAATATTGCGCAATTTGTACCAGGTAAAATCATCGAATACATCAATTCGGGAAACACCTTCAACAGTGTCAATTTCCCGAACATCCAACTACCCTTCCTGAAGGATGCGCATCGATTGATCCATATTCATCAAAACGCACCTGGCGTAATGGCAAAAATAAATCAAGTTCTTGCCAATTATAAAATCAATATTGTCGGCCAATACCTCAAAACAAACGAAAAAATTGGCTATGTCATCACGGACATTGACAAACAGTACTCCAATGATGTGATCGATGCCCTTAAAGAAATTGAAGGCACCATCCGATTCAGGATTTTATATTAA
- a CDS encoding DUF4920 domain-containing protein — MKNHFYLLLIVFLSFAKFTCEAAEKTPQLTQKDTVPGNYGEEFKVEGMIPLSKMLEALTTQEEVEGKISGTIQEVCVKKGCWLTLNLPNGEPMRVTFKNYGFFVPKNAHGYPVVLEGKAVKVVTDVKTLKHYAADGGASPEEIDKINEPKEEYTFVATGVLILPKI, encoded by the coding sequence ATGAAAAATCACTTCTACCTGTTGTTGATCGTTTTTTTGTCTTTTGCAAAATTCACTTGCGAAGCTGCCGAAAAGACCCCTCAATTAACACAAAAAGATACCGTTCCAGGTAATTATGGAGAGGAGTTTAAAGTCGAGGGAATGATTCCTTTGTCTAAGATGTTAGAGGCCTTGACCACGCAGGAGGAAGTTGAAGGAAAAATAAGTGGTACGATCCAAGAGGTATGTGTCAAAAAAGGGTGCTGGCTTACCTTAAACTTGCCCAATGGCGAACCTATGCGTGTAACGTTCAAGAATTATGGTTTTTTTGTGCCCAAAAATGCCCATGGCTATCCGGTGGTTTTGGAAGGAAAGGCTGTCAAAGTGGTGACAGATGTGAAAACACTCAAACATTACGCAGCAGATGGGGGAGCTTCTCCAGAAGAGATTGATAAAATTAATGAACCAAAAGAAGAGTACACCTTTGTGGCAACAGGGGTGCTTATTCTGCCTAAAATATAA
- a CDS encoding Spy/CpxP family protein refolding chaperone, protein MKKLSLLIWMALISSSLLAQRRGGDLGYDSEKLEAAKIAFITQKLDITPDQAEQFWPVYNEFEEKRRNIHHQMRKISQVEKSSLTNEKATELINSKIALQEELLNLEKKSIEKFSETLSPKQVFLLQEADREFIKQLFRMNRQRGNRPKEEVPIP, encoded by the coding sequence ATGAAAAAGTTAAGTTTATTGATATGGATGGCCTTGATTTCCTCTAGCCTTTTGGCGCAGCGAAGAGGTGGAGACCTTGGCTATGACAGTGAAAAGTTGGAAGCGGCAAAAATTGCCTTTATTACCCAAAAACTGGACATTACTCCTGATCAGGCAGAGCAGTTTTGGCCAGTCTACAACGAGTTTGAAGAGAAGCGGAGAAACATCCACCACCAAATGCGGAAAATCTCCCAAGTGGAGAAATCATCCCTTACCAACGAAAAAGCTACCGAACTGATCAATTCCAAAATAGCACTACAAGAGGAATTGCTTAACCTTGAAAAAAAATCGATTGAAAAGTTCTCTGAAACACTCAGTCCCAAACAGGTTTTCTTGCTTCAGGAAGCGGACAGGGAATTTATCAAACAGCTTTTTAGAATGAACAGGCAGCGAGGAAACAGGCCTAAAGAAGAAGTCCCTATTCCGTAA
- a CDS encoding universal stress protein — protein sequence MYQIKKLIVCLDLSEMDVTLVKFASFIAQINHTKKIYFTNVIRNLQIPKDILKEFPNLVENMVDERKGQMRTVVDEHFSKKQDTELSYVVKEGQLSKKILKLAHEKSADMILVGRKTTLPGSGVVSQRLARRASCSLTIVPETITSPKIDKLLVPIDFSDYSKDALEEAIMIAEKNGGNVDIICQNVFSVPSGYHLTGKSYDEFAEVMKVNAEVNYKKFIRKIDTKNLTITPVYTVDNNDDPVEDIILKAEELQVDGIVIGAKGRTAATALFIGSIAERLIQLNEKYPLVVTRPKGKNAGILDYILEI from the coding sequence ATGTATCAAATCAAAAAACTCATCGTTTGCTTGGACCTATCCGAAATGGACGTCACGTTGGTTAAATTCGCATCCTTTATCGCGCAGATCAACCACACCAAAAAGATCTATTTCACCAATGTCATCCGTAATCTTCAAATCCCCAAGGATATCTTAAAAGAGTTTCCTAACCTCGTGGAAAACATGGTGGATGAGAGAAAAGGGCAAATGAGAACAGTCGTCGACGAGCATTTTTCTAAGAAGCAAGATACAGAACTATCTTACGTGGTCAAGGAAGGGCAATTGTCAAAGAAAATATTAAAACTAGCTCATGAAAAGTCCGCGGACATGATCTTGGTAGGTAGAAAGACCACCCTGCCAGGCAGCGGCGTGGTTTCCCAACGATTGGCTCGACGGGCATCCTGCTCACTCACTATCGTCCCGGAAACCATCACTTCTCCAAAAATCGACAAATTACTGGTACCCATAGACTTCTCCGACTATTCAAAGGACGCTTTAGAAGAAGCCATAATGATAGCAGAAAAAAATGGTGGCAACGTGGACATTATCTGCCAAAACGTATTCTCTGTCCCGTCAGGCTACCACCTTACTGGCAAGAGCTATGATGAATTTGCCGAAGTCATGAAGGTAAATGCCGAAGTAAACTACAAAAAGTTTATTCGAAAAATCGACACCAAAAACTTAACTATTACACCCGTCTACACCGTGGACAACAATGATGACCCCGTAGAGGATATTATCCTCAAAGCAGAAGAACTCCAAGTGGATGGGATCGTCATCGGTGCCAAAGGACGGACAGCTGCGACGGCCCTTTTCATCGGAAGCATTGCCGAACGCTTGATCCAGTTGAATGAAAAATACCCTTTGGTCGTCACTAGGCCGAAAGGAAAAAATGCCGGCATTTTGGATTATATCTTGGAGATCTAG
- a CDS encoding RNA polymerase sigma factor, with amino-acid sequence MNPLDDASLLALIKAPNTREEGYRLLVTYYQKRIYSVIRKMVIIHEDADDITQNTFIRAFRFIDKFKADSTLFTWLYRIAVNESLNFLNKKKKRQFLTLEDHENKMVKYLDNSPHIEGDDIQLLLQKLLLKLPEKQRLVFNMKYYEDMSYEQMSEITQTSVGALKASYHHAVKKIENQINGD; translated from the coding sequence ATGAATCCATTGGACGACGCATCATTATTGGCACTGATAAAAGCCCCCAACACGAGGGAAGAGGGGTATCGACTGCTTGTAACCTACTACCAAAAGCGCATTTATAGCGTCATAAGGAAGATGGTGATCATTCACGAAGATGCAGACGATATCACTCAGAACACCTTCATTCGTGCATTTAGGTTTATCGACAAGTTCAAGGCCGACTCAACCCTGTTTACATGGCTTTACAGGATTGCGGTCAACGAAAGTCTCAATTTCCTGAATAAAAAGAAAAAACGCCAATTCCTGACGCTTGAAGACCATGAAAATAAAATGGTCAAGTACTTGGACAATTCCCCACATATTGAGGGAGACGACATTCAGTTATTGCTTCAAAAGCTACTCTTGAAACTTCCTGAAAAGCAACGACTGGTCTTCAATATGAAGTATTATGAGGATATGAGCTATGAACAAATGAGCGAAATCACGCAAACATCTGTGGGGGCATTAAAAGCCAGCTATCACCATGCCGTGAAAAAAATCGAAAATCAAATCAATGGCGACTAA
- a CDS encoding efflux RND transporter periplasmic adaptor subunit, with protein sequence MLFSCNEGNSREFKRNKPLDIPTMKLIHKNIEVPQTYICDIQAVQFVEVRAKVEGFVDEIYVDEGQYVRKGQSLFKLSSAELQEMVNSNQARLMQAKAEAQAAKLEVERLQTLVDKNIITSSELELAQAKLEMAESGIMQATSMLNNAQTGLSYTTIKAPFDGIVDRIPFKTGSLVTTGELMTHITDISEIFAYYKVNENEYLRYMRKKMESGEEEVLEKELTLILSDGQAYPYKGKLETMEADFEKGTGSIAFRVRFPNPDGLIKHGASGKIQMTNEMNDVFLIPQKSCFEIQDYTYVYVLDKENKVQVRSFRPIKRFGLFYVADSFKDGDMIVYEGIQQIKDGAVVNPVGVSEEEAYDTLYHSL encoded by the coding sequence ATGCTATTCAGCTGTAATGAAGGCAATTCAAGGGAATTTAAAAGAAATAAGCCCTTGGATATCCCTACCATGAAATTGATCCATAAGAATATCGAAGTGCCACAAACCTACATTTGCGATATCCAGGCGGTCCAGTTTGTGGAAGTCCGCGCAAAAGTAGAGGGGTTTGTCGATGAAATCTATGTGGATGAAGGACAATACGTCAGAAAAGGGCAATCTCTTTTTAAACTCAGCTCGGCTGAGCTGCAGGAAATGGTCAATAGTAACCAAGCAAGATTGATGCAGGCAAAGGCTGAAGCCCAAGCAGCCAAGCTTGAAGTGGAGCGGCTACAGACCTTAGTGGACAAAAATATCATTACCTCTTCTGAACTTGAGCTGGCTCAAGCCAAACTTGAAATGGCTGAATCAGGCATTATGCAAGCTACTTCCATGCTCAATAATGCCCAAACAGGACTTTCATATACCACGATCAAAGCGCCATTTGATGGTATCGTAGATCGTATTCCTTTTAAGACGGGTAGTCTGGTTACCACCGGTGAGCTGATGACGCACATAACAGATATCTCAGAGATTTTTGCATATTACAAAGTAAATGAAAATGAGTATCTCCGGTACATGCGTAAAAAAATGGAATCTGGTGAAGAAGAGGTACTGGAAAAGGAGTTGACATTGATTTTGTCTGATGGTCAGGCTTATCCCTACAAGGGCAAACTGGAGACGATGGAAGCGGATTTTGAAAAGGGTACAGGTTCCATTGCATTTAGAGTGAGGTTTCCCAACCCGGACGGCTTGATCAAACATGGCGCCAGTGGGAAGATCCAGATGACCAACGAGATGAACGATGTGTTTTTGATCCCACAAAAATCATGTTTTGAAATCCAAGACTATACCTATGTATATGTCCTTGACAAAGAGAATAAAGTACAGGTAAGGAGCTTTAGGCCGATCAAGCGGTTTGGATTGTTTTATGTGGCGGACAGCTTCAAGGATGGTGATATGATTGTTTATGAGGGTATCCAACAAATCAAGGATGGCGCAGTCGTCAATCCTGTTGGCGTATCTGAAGAAGAAGCCTACGACACCCTTTATCATTCTCTATAA
- a CDS encoding zinc-dependent metalloprotease codes for MKKALLTFTLSLILFTIAVHHGFSQSNPSPTIAELVAGMEKKPGFFPLYWDDNTGKIWLEIPKTEEEILYYPSLASGLGSNDIGLDRGRLSGAHVVNFRKSGKKLLMAESNYDYRAITDNTMEQKAVEESFAESVLWGFDIAAQSTTHYLVDATEFALQDAVGASSAISRRNQGNYKIAPKRSAIYLPRTKSFPENTEIEATITLTGSGAGGYLRSVTPSSDAVTVRMHHSFVKLPDDKYTPRLFDPRAGVNAVSFYDFATPINEPIVKRYIRRHRLTKKNPGTAPSEVIAPIVYYIDPGTPEPIRSALMEGTQWWAEAFEAAGFIDAFQVKLLPEDADPMDIRYNLVQWVHRSTRGWSYGGGITDPRTGEIIKGKVTLGSLRVRQDFLIAQGLIANYLETGEVEDEAMLDMALARMRQLAAHEVGHTLGLPHNYVASAQDRASVMDYPHPLVQMDGDGNLDLSDAYDAGIGEWDQVAIEMAYGEFPAGSDELQEIDKLVTSYRTKGLDFLSDQDARPAGSAHPSTHLWDNGSNSVDELNRVMEIRKHVLAEFSEKKIKMGQPMATLEEVFVPMYLFHRYQVDAASKLIAGVNYQYAVRGDGSSAPTPVNAKSQINALDALLATVAPENLEVPAKVLELVPPRPYGYSANSRETFQGKTGLTFDPLTPPQVAAEMTFSFIFHPHRASRLVAQHAVNTALPGLMEIMNKTIQTVNGFPASSEYEEEISRTVQKALLGQLIDLYRSGQASAQARALAYQGIQKLNDSITSNGSAAQTAHQSYVNRIVAKLDHEPIEPTEKLPTAPVPDGSPIGSESYQWLQPICNFTTY; via the coding sequence ATGAAAAAAGCTTTACTAACCTTCACACTATCCCTCATCCTATTTACCATTGCTGTACACCATGGATTTTCCCAATCCAATCCGTCCCCTACCATTGCCGAATTGGTAGCGGGCATGGAAAAAAAGCCGGGTTTTTTCCCTCTTTATTGGGATGACAATACCGGCAAAATATGGCTAGAGATTCCCAAAACCGAAGAAGAAATCCTCTACTACCCTTCCCTCGCCTCCGGTCTGGGATCCAATGACATCGGACTGGACAGAGGCAGGCTCTCTGGTGCTCATGTGGTAAATTTCCGAAAATCAGGAAAAAAACTATTGATGGCAGAAAGTAATTATGACTATCGGGCCATCACTGATAATACCATGGAACAAAAAGCCGTTGAAGAGTCTTTTGCAGAATCCGTTTTGTGGGGATTTGACATTGCGGCACAATCTACTACACACTATTTGGTGGACGCCACGGAATTTGCCTTACAGGATGCAGTGGGGGCTTCATCAGCTATCAGCAGAAGGAACCAAGGCAATTATAAAATAGCCCCCAAGCGCTCTGCCATCTACTTGCCACGCACCAAAAGCTTTCCTGAAAACACAGAAATAGAAGCGACCATCACCCTTACGGGAAGTGGGGCTGGAGGTTATCTGCGAAGCGTCACGCCGTCTTCCGATGCGGTCACCGTGAGGATGCACCATTCCTTTGTCAAGCTCCCTGATGACAAGTACACTCCCCGTCTCTTTGACCCTAGGGCTGGCGTCAATGCAGTAAGCTTTTACGATTTTGCCACACCGATTAACGAGCCTATCGTCAAAAGATACATCAGAAGACATCGGCTGACCAAAAAAAATCCCGGCACTGCTCCCAGTGAAGTGATAGCACCTATCGTATATTACATCGATCCCGGTACTCCTGAGCCTATTCGCTCTGCGCTTATGGAAGGCACACAATGGTGGGCGGAAGCATTCGAAGCAGCAGGGTTTATCGATGCCTTCCAAGTAAAACTCCTCCCCGAAGATGCGGATCCCATGGATATCCGCTACAATCTCGTCCAATGGGTGCACCGGTCTACCCGTGGATGGTCCTACGGCGGTGGAATCACAGATCCCAGAACGGGCGAAATCATCAAGGGTAAAGTAACGCTTGGTTCCCTTCGTGTACGTCAAGATTTTCTCATTGCGCAAGGGCTCATTGCCAATTACCTGGAAACGGGCGAAGTGGAAGATGAAGCGATGCTGGATATGGCCTTGGCCAGAATGCGCCAACTGGCCGCCCATGAGGTAGGACACACCCTTGGATTGCCACATAATTACGTCGCCAGTGCACAAGACAGGGCTTCCGTAATGGATTATCCCCATCCGCTTGTACAGATGGACGGTGACGGCAACTTAGACCTCTCCGATGCCTATGATGCGGGAATTGGTGAATGGGACCAAGTCGCCATTGAAATGGCCTACGGGGAATTTCCAGCGGGCAGCGATGAACTTCAAGAAATCGACAAACTTGTAACATCCTACCGAACGAAGGGGCTGGACTTTCTCTCGGACCAAGATGCCCGTCCAGCAGGAAGTGCCCATCCATCCACCCACCTCTGGGACAACGGCTCCAATTCAGTCGATGAACTGAACCGAGTCATGGAGATCAGAAAACATGTCCTAGCTGAATTCAGTGAAAAGAAAATAAAAATGGGACAACCTATGGCCACTTTAGAAGAGGTCTTTGTACCGATGTACCTTTTTCATCGGTACCAGGTGGATGCCGCCTCCAAGTTGATCGCTGGGGTCAACTATCAGTATGCGGTGAGAGGCGACGGTAGCAGTGCTCCGACACCTGTCAATGCCAAGTCACAAATCAATGCCTTGGATGCGCTTTTGGCTACCGTAGCACCGGAAAACCTCGAAGTGCCTGCAAAAGTGCTGGAACTTGTTCCGCCCAGACCTTATGGATACAGTGCCAATAGCAGAGAAACTTTCCAAGGAAAAACAGGGCTGACATTTGACCCGCTCACCCCGCCACAAGTAGCGGCAGAGATGACTTTCTCATTTATTTTCCACCCTCATAGGGCAAGCCGGCTAGTTGCGCAGCATGCAGTGAATACAGCGCTTCCCGGACTGATGGAAATCATGAACAAAACCATCCAAACCGTAAATGGATTTCCTGCTTCCTCGGAATATGAAGAAGAGATCTCCCGTACTGTCCAAAAAGCATTATTAGGCCAGCTGATTGATCTTTATCGAAGTGGACAAGCTTCCGCACAAGCAAGAGCATTGGCCTATCAGGGGATTCAAAAATTAAATGACAGTATTACTTCCAATGGATCTGCAGCACAAACCGCCCACCAAAGCTACGTCAACCGTATCGTGGCCAAACTAGACCATGAACCCATAGAACCTACCGAAAAGCTTCCTACAGCACCTGTACCGGATGGCTCTCCCATTGGCTCGGAGAGTTATCAATGGCTGCAGCCAATTTGTAACTTTACGACATATTGA
- a CDS encoding glycoside hydrolase family 2 protein: MKKSLLLGASLLLAQSFAWAQESNWAPAEGKIMTEWAEEIDPENVHQEYPRPQLVREDNWQNLNGLWQYAIQSKGGQSPSSFDGEILVPFAVESALSGVGERVGAEKELWYKTTFDAKKSSKERVLLHFGAVDWEAEVFVNGTSVGVHKGGYAPFSFDVTDALKGKKGNELIVRVWDPSNDGPQPRGKQIKNPHGIWYTPVTGIWQTVWTENVPSSYIASTKNTPDVDAGTLTVEADVKNAQSGQKVRVKALAEGQVVAEEEVEVGQPAVLSIANATLWEPGNPFLYDLEVSLVNGNREVDAAQSYAAMRKVSMELDDDGVQRMLVNDKFIFQYGPLDQGWWPDGLYTAPSEEALVFDIIKTQEMGFNMIRKHVKVEPARWYYHCDKMGMLVWQDMPSGDMGNQWNPRPGIVGVGTERDRTPESEAIFRTEWKEIMDDFHNFPSIIVWVPFNEAWGQFKTEEIVEWTMKYDESRLVNGASGGNFFPVGQIMDLHNYPEPAMPNPKFFGKDMVITLGEFGGLGLPVEGHTWQEKDNWGYQSFKSVEDLENRYAEMMESLAKLIPRGLSAAVYTQTTDVEVETNGLMTYDRKVIKLTPAFLKKVHEQLYDAE; this comes from the coding sequence ATGAAAAAGTCACTATTGCTAGGTGCCAGTCTGCTCCTTGCCCAGTCATTCGCTTGGGCACAAGAAAGCAACTGGGCACCTGCCGAAGGTAAAATTATGACAGAGTGGGCCGAAGAAATCGACCCCGAAAATGTCCATCAAGAGTATCCACGGCCACAATTGGTTCGGGAAGATAACTGGCAAAACCTCAACGGGCTATGGCAGTACGCCATTCAATCCAAAGGAGGACAATCGCCATCGTCTTTTGATGGGGAAATATTGGTGCCGTTTGCTGTTGAGTCCGCACTTTCTGGTGTCGGAGAGCGTGTAGGAGCCGAAAAGGAGCTATGGTACAAGACTACTTTTGATGCTAAAAAGTCCAGCAAGGAACGCGTGTTGTTGCATTTCGGTGCAGTGGATTGGGAAGCTGAAGTATTTGTAAACGGCACCTCAGTGGGCGTTCACAAAGGAGGCTATGCACCATTTTCTTTTGATGTCACCGATGCACTTAAAGGCAAAAAAGGCAACGAACTGATCGTAAGGGTCTGGGATCCTTCCAATGATGGTCCACAGCCCAGAGGCAAGCAAATCAAGAATCCACACGGAATCTGGTATACGCCTGTGACGGGGATATGGCAGACGGTTTGGACAGAGAATGTTCCTTCCAGCTATATTGCCAGTACCAAGAATACTCCGGACGTGGATGCAGGTACGCTGACAGTAGAAGCCGATGTGAAGAACGCCCAGTCTGGTCAGAAAGTACGTGTAAAAGCACTTGCTGAAGGACAGGTGGTCGCTGAAGAAGAAGTGGAAGTAGGCCAGCCGGCTGTGTTGAGCATTGCGAATGCCACACTTTGGGAGCCCGGAAATCCTTTCTTGTACGATCTGGAGGTGAGTCTGGTAAACGGTAACCGTGAAGTAGATGCTGCCCAAAGCTACGCAGCCATGAGAAAGGTAAGTATGGAGCTGGATGACGATGGTGTACAGCGAATGCTTGTCAACGATAAGTTTATTTTCCAATACGGTCCATTGGACCAAGGGTGGTGGCCTGATGGTTTGTACACTGCGCCTAGCGAAGAGGCCTTGGTATTTGATATCATCAAAACTCAGGAAATGGGCTTTAATATGATCCGTAAACACGTAAAAGTGGAGCCTGCAAGATGGTATTACCACTGTGACAAGATGGGGATGCTGGTATGGCAGGACATGCCCAGTGGTGACATGGGCAACCAGTGGAACCCACGTCCAGGGATCGTAGGGGTAGGTACGGAGCGTGACCGAACTCCCGAGTCTGAGGCGATATTCAGGACTGAATGGAAAGAGATCATGGATGATTTCCATAATTTCCCCTCCATCATCGTATGGGTACCGTTCAATGAAGCTTGGGGGCAGTTTAAGACGGAGGAAATCGTAGAATGGACCATGAAGTACGACGAAAGCCGTCTAGTAAATGGTGCCAGTGGCGGAAATTTCTTCCCTGTAGGACAAATCATGGATTTGCACAATTACCCCGAGCCAGCCATGCCGAATCCTAAGTTCTTTGGTAAGGATATGGTCATTACTTTGGGAGAATTTGGTGGTCTGGGATTACCTGTGGAAGGCCACACTTGGCAAGAAAAAGACAACTGGGGCTATCAAAGTTTCAAGTCTGTGGAGGACCTCGAAAACCGCTATGCAGAGATGATGGAGTCTTTGGCGAAGTTGATCCCAAGAGGACTCTCGGCGGCCGTTTACACCCAAACCACCGATGTGGAGGTAGAGACCAATGGCCTGATGACCTATGACAGAAAAGTGATCAAATTGACACCTGCATTCCTCAAAAAAGTGCACGAGCAGCTTTATGATGCAGAGTAA